The Musa acuminata AAA Group cultivar baxijiao chromosome BXJ2-2, Cavendish_Baxijiao_AAA, whole genome shotgun sequence genome has a segment encoding these proteins:
- the LOC103975447 gene encoding small ribosomal subunit protein eS24z, with protein MADTKAVTIRTRKFMTNRLLSRKQFVIDVLHPGRANVSKAELKEKLAKLYEVRDLDTIFVFKFRTHFGGGKSTGFGLIYDTVENAKKYEPKYRLIRNGLATKVEKSRKQMKERKNRAKKVRGVKKTKAGDAAKAGKKK; from the exons ATGGCGGACACGAAGGCTGTCACGATTCGAACAAGGAAGTTTATGACCAATCGTCTCCTCTCCAGGAAGCAATTC GTCATCGACGTGCTTCACCCTGGGCGCGCCAATGTATCCAAG GCGGAGTTAAAGGAGAAGCTTGCGAAGCTGTACGAAGTGAGGGATCTCGACACCATCTTTGTGTTCAAGTTCCGGACGCACTTTGGAGGAGGAAAGTCGACGGGCTTCGGTTTGATCTATGACACCGTGGAGAACGCCAAGAAGTATGAACCTAAGTATCGGTTAATTAGG AATGGGCTTGCAACAAAGGTAGAAAAATCGAGGAAGCAGATGAAGGAAAGGAAGAACAGGGCAAAGAAAGTTCGCGGTGTGAAGAAG ACCAAAGCTGGAGATGCAGCCAAGGCTGGGAAGAAGAAGTGA
- the LOC135605024 gene encoding uncharacterized protein LOC135605024, with product MAPNGEMLMAFCPRNTFDAPQRPRRPSLEGIQRAVSDLSFQLTKEPAEATLPPISEVEDASCECCGMSEECTPEYIHRVREKFSGKWICGLCSEAVKEETAKNGGKQQEALEAHMSMCERFSRIGRTHPVLYQADAMREILRKSSRARAQSSSPRDRESAKKSSITRSSSCIPAITKEMNDCTALK from the coding sequence ATGGCGCCCAATGGAGAGATGCTCATGGCTTTCTGCCCCAGGAACACCTTCGACGCTCCACAACGACCACGGAGACCCTCGCTGGAGGGCATCCAGAGGGCGGTGTCTGACCTCTCCTTCCAGCTGACCAAAGAACCTGCGGAAGCTACGCTTCCGCCCATCTCCGAGGTGGAGGACGCCAGCTGCGAGTGCTGCGGCATGTCGGAGGAATGCACGCCCGAGTACATCCACCGTGTCCGGGAGAAGTTCTCGGGGAAGTGGATCTGCGGCCTGTGCTCGGAGGCCGTGAAGGAGGAGACGGCGAAGAACGGCGGGAAGCAGCAGGAAGCCCTCGAGGCACACATGAGCATGTGCGAGAGGTTCAGCAGGATCGGGAGGACGCATCCGGTGCTGTACCAGGCCGACGCCATGAGAGAGATCCTGAGGAAGTCGTCGAGAGCCAGAGCTCAGTCGAGCAGCCCCAGAGACAGGGAGAGCGCGAAGAAAAGCAGCATTACAAGGAGCTCAAGCTGCATTCCAGCCATAACCAAGGAGATGAACGATTGCACAGCACTCAAATGA